The DNA region CCTTCTTCGTTTTCAAAACCACCCACTTGGACTGTCTCACCACTGTCATAGTTGTTGACACCTGAGCGAGCACCTACACCGCCAAAATTGGCGCGATCGAGTGGTCCCTCAACCCCTCGTTTCTCAAAATAGTCTTTAACTTCGGCTTCATATTGCTTCCACTGGTCACGTGCCTGCTCTTTATACGGTTCCTCTGACTGTATCGGACTGGCATGTTCCACCAATAAAATTGTTAGATTTGGAACAATAAGCACGAAAAGCACCCAGACGCACATCGAGAACATGAGTGTGATAGAAGGTCGGTCGGTTCGAGTGGAAAGAAAAAGTCCTATCAGGAAAAAGAGCGAGACGTAAAGCATGGATAGCAGAAAGATTAACAGTATCCGTCCCCAATCTGAACCACTGAAGGAGACATAAGCGGAAAATTGTATCACTAACAAGCCTGCGACGAAACTCGCGATAAGCGGAAGCGAAATAGATACCATCCCAGCGATATATTTACCCAGAAGCAGCGTTGGTCTCGGAACCGCGCAAGAGAGGGCTAACCTCAAAGTCCCGGCTTCCTTTTCTCGCGATATCGCGTCGTAGGAGAAAAGCAGTGCAAGCAAGCTCATCACTACTTGGCAGATTACCGTGAAGTCAATAGAAGAAAAAATGTTCAGATACGGATTATCAGAGCCGTGGTGCTCGGCAACGGCAGGAACATATCCGTGCGCCACCGTTACTGTATTTCCTTTTCTTTTATCCACGCCTTCGTTGAAAATGCTAAGTAGTTTCGGGCTTCTATCACACTTTAACATGTGAGTGAGCCCGAATTCAGAGTATCTCGTTACCTGACCTATCTTATCTTCATTTTCTCGAAGAGCCGTTTGGTAACTTTGCAGCCTATCTTCGTAACCTCTGGTCAAAACGAAGAGATTTGTCACAATCAGGGAAAAATAGATGAGCAATCCCATGAGGAATCTGAAACTCAAAATATTTGCTGTGATTTCTCTTCTAACAATTGTCCAGAGCATTACGTTGCCTCCAGTTACGGCAGGTGTAGGTAAGTTTCGCCTCTACGTTTGCTGTCTCCAAATGAAATCAGTTAAATTCAAAAGTTTTCAGTGACGCGCCACGTTTCGATAATCGTTTCGTCGAGATAGGAACTACGCGATTTATATGTGTACGTAGAACCAATCTGCAAAGGCAGATATTCTTCTGTCTTGCCCGGGGTTCTATATTCCATTAATTCTATCTCTGTTGTGATGCCGTTGGCATGCTCATAACGCGTTTTCACAAGCCCAACGCCTTTAGCAAACCACAAATAGCGTACCCCGTTAACAAACGGACTCATCTGTCTGTCACCTGGTTCATAGCGTTTGTCGTTAGTAATAATAAGTGGGCTGTTCTGTGAGTGAGAATCGATGTCCGTAAGGACACTTTTATGCTTCAGACACGTAGGGAAAACACCGGCGGGAACTTCTACTTGTTCGTGACCATCTAAGATTGTTTTCACCTGCGAATTCCAAAATCCTTCCTGCGTCCAAGTATCGCCTACAACTATCGGAAATCTGAGAACGGAAGGCGTAACAGCCGTTCCGAGCAAGGCTGTTAGCACACACTCAAATCGACTGTCGCCTTCCCAACCGCAATTAAGACTTTTAACTCGCAAAAGTGCATCGTTTCTTATTAAGGAGACACTTCCATCTCCTGATTGATTGCCACTTTCGGTAGCGGCATTAAAGCTGACCTTTATATTGCGTTCCATTTTAGCTACCTCACTTAGAGTTGCGAAAGTTTGAAAATCGCCAGGAGTAGATTGCTCCAAAGATTCGCACTTCTTTAATCGCTGCCGCGCGCGACTGAGCCGACTTTTTATCGTATTGGGTGTTACATCTAAAAAAGCGGCGATATCTTCGCAGGACATGCCATCAAAGTAGTGGAGCGTAACGACAGTGCGTTCACTTTCCCGCAATTTCGCAAGCCACTTTTTGAGGGTTTCACGGAGTTCTTGCGTTGCCTCTTTCGCTTGCTCTCCCGCGAGGTATCCAGAATACGGATCGTTGTGTTTCATGGCGATGTTTATCTTCTCAGAAAGTTCGGAATTCAGGCGTTTCTCTCGAAACCACGCAAGACAACATCGCGTGGCAATGGCGTTAATCCACGCAGAGAAGCGATGCGGATCGTTCAGCGTCTCAAGTTTCTGATGCGCTTTCAGAAAGGTTTCTTGGACGATGTCTTCAGCAATGTGGAAATCCTTAATTGTTCGCCACGCGGTCGCGTGCACCTGTTTTTGGTATTTCTCAACTAACATCGTGAAGGCTGTCTCGTCCCCTGCAAGGGTCCGGTGAACCAATGCAACATCATCGTTTCTCATCGATCTCTCCTGTCGGTACGGATAAACTTAAACTTCAAATCTCGGCACTCATCCGATTTTGACCAAGTGACGCGAATCGAGTGGGAAAGGTTGCATAATTCTGCAAATTGGCAAATGGACGAATTTTAGGGAAACAGCATTAATCACTTGAGAAAGAGAAGGTATTATTGCGGGTGGGAAGGAAAAATCACCGATTGTCTATCAGGTGCTATTCTGCATCATCGGGATCCTCCTCAGATTCGTAGAAACTGTCGAAAATCTCAATATCACTTGCCGCGTATTTCTCGCCATAAGCGGACTTGATGCTACTCCATAACCGATTCAAGACGCTTTCACGCTTCAACTGGTCGTAGTTGATTTCTGCCATCGCTCTCTCTATGCAATCGCCAATAATAACTAAAAGAATCCCTGGAACCTCCCCACTCTCATAGATAATGTCGTCAATAGTTTCCCATACCGCGTCCTTGAAAACGGTTGGCAGGCGATTGACATTGTGGAGTGCCATCTGTGTTACAAGCACAATAAAACATGACAGACGAGGTATAGCAATATCTTTCGCGGCATCATGCGCGCCCAATTCTTCGGGGATGCCAATTCCCTCAACATGAGCAACAACGCCGTGGTGGATAAACCCTATGCGAGATTGAAGGTTCTTGTACATCTCCTCTTGAAAAGATAACGCGTAGGGCTCTGGTGTAATTCGCAGACACTCCGCTTTTAGGATTCGCTTGTCAATTGCCGTTTGTTTTTTCTTTTTCATCAGTCTTTGAGATTCCTCCGAAATTTTTAGAGGTCGGCAGAAAGCCCGCTCCTACAAGACTTAGTAAGTTTAAACTGTATCCAAAAACCCCAATTCACCCAACCGATCAATCCAACGTTGTCGCCTTTCACTTCTCGCTGGATTTGCAACCCAATGCGGATCGTAGAGTGAGGTGCCCGGTCGGTTAAAGTGTTCGGGACTCTTTGCATTGCTTCGTGCGCGATTGCGTGTAGCAGCATCTTCTTCAGGGGTCTTGGGATTGTTATAGTAAACTATTGTGCACATCCGACGGTCATCATTGCCACCCCAACTTGCATGCCAGCAACGCATATCGAAAGCAACAACATCACCCGGTTCCGATTTGCAGACGTAACCCGGAACGTCACAAATCTCCAGTCCTAACTCGTTCAAGTTCGCTCGGAGATCGTCGTGCAGCGACCTTTTATGGGAACCTGGGATCAGTCGCAACGCGCCACTTTCGGCATCAACAGGTTCGAGATAGTAAGCGAATTTCACCCCGTAGCAATCTTGAGTCGGATCGGCGTTATGGTCGGGGTGCCAGCCTGTGTTGCCGACATAACGGTTTGCGTCCGAAACGACGAAAAATACGTCATCGCCGTACAGTTGTTCTGCCACTTCGGAGAACCGTGGGTCTTCCGGTAAATTCGCGAAGAACGGCGTTTCGGATCCCATCATGGGCAGCCAATGTCTACGCGTTCCATCAAATGGCGCGTGGCGATACGCCGCCTCCATCGCCGCTTCAAATTCCTCGTGTATCGTGTTCAGTTCGTCTTGGTTGAACACTTGCCGAAAAACGAGGAATCCCAGGGTGTGAAAATGCTTGATTTGCTGTTCTGTGAGCATGATGTTCCTCCACGTTTTATCGAGTTACGAATCAACAGTGACCGATGCAGTTTTCCAACTGGTCATAAAATCTTCGACACTGAAATCCGTGGGCATATCATTCGGATTATAATCAGACGACCTTTGGAATCCGGGCTGATATGTCTCCTCTGGAAGTTTCAGCTTTTTATCAAGTGCTTGAAATCGCTGCCAGAGTTTGGCTGTCTCTTCAGGGGTAAAGTGGTTTCCGAGATAGATGATGTCCCGACCGTTGCCCCACAAGGTGGCAGGATTGGCGGTTGTCCGCTTCAAGTTATACAATTTGCCAGCCAATTTTGAAAGCATAACGACGCTCACCAGCCGGTCGTGTGGCGATGGATGCAGTGCCTTTAATTCAATACGGAATTGGTCGGTATCTCCTTTAATAATAGTATGGAAGATAGCTGCTACCTGGTCGAACTCTTGGAAAAAGAGGGTATCCCACGCCTCAAACTGTTCTCGTGCTGGGCTTGAAAGGTGGTGATAAAACCCTGGCTCCCAATGCCGCCAATGAACGTTGGGCAGTGCCGAAAATCCGAATGGGCGGTAACCCGGATGGAGTGTGCGCCGCATTTTGCTGCTGTAGTAACTTCCCCAGTGCAATAGCAGGTGTGTATATACAACACCGTCTCCCGCATTCAGTTCAACAGGTATGCTACCCGGCAATGGAACAGACGGATCTTCTGCGAGTTGGCGGCATTCATCTTCGGTGTTAATCCGACGATGGCTGCGGGGAACAATCCAGAACACGCTATCGTCGTACAAAGCGATGTTCCATTGGAGATAGCTCGGTCCGTGGTGTTCCATGTTTGAAATCATCCCGCGCAGCGGAGCAGGTTCGCCAGGACCGATGTCCCGGTGCCAGCGCATAGGACCAGCATCGTGGCTTCCACTGCAGATACATGCGAATTGATGTGGCACAACGTGCTCTGCATCCATCAATTGCTGACCAACACCCAATGTATTTTCATGAAGCAGAAATTCGATTGCTGAGGCAGACACTTCATCACAATCAGTATGAAATTGGAGACGGGGTTGAGCGGAACTCTCCCAATCACCACCGTGCGGATCGGTCGGAAAACGCCTTTGCGCAGAGATATCTTTTCTCCGATTGACCATGTGTTCGATACTACGACGCAACGGTTCGAGTTCTGCTTTCGGGACGACCCCTCGCAGAATATTATAACCTTCTTCTGTGAACTGTCGCCGATCAATTTGCATGATACGTCTCCTCTTCCTAAAGGAGGTTCTATCGTGCTAACTTCTGTTGTAGTTTTGGACTCTCTATAACATCGCGGTTAACAACATACGAAGGGATTTGGCCAGCAGCCACGCTGATGATACTCCGACACGCACTCTTGGCGTTGCCTTCAAAGCATTCGTCTGTCCAACAGATACTGTGCGGCGTAAGGATTACATTGTCTAAGCTTAAGAGCAGGTCATCATCACTCATTGGTTCCTGCTCAAAGACATCGAGTCCTGCCCCTTGGATCTGTCGATTCTGCAGTGCCTCTGTCAATGCCTTCTGGTCAACAATCGGACCGCGTGCGGTGTTGATGAGGTAAGCCGTCGGTTTCATCAACCCGATACGTCTCGCATCAACAATCCCTCGCGTCTCTTCATTTAGCGGGCAGCAGACACATATAAAATCGGCAGTTTGCATCAAGGTGTCCAGATCGACCAGTTCTACATCGACTTCTGCCGCTTCAGCAGGTGTGACGTACGGATCGTAAGTGATATGGCGCATCCCGAAAGGTTTCGCTAATTTAAATGCCTCTTTTCCAATATTACCCATACCGACAAGTCCAAGCGTTCTGCCAATCAACCCCATTCCCCTATAGTTTTGTGTGTTTCTCCAACCGCCAGCACGGGTGAGTCGATCCTTTATTAGCAGCATGTGGCTCAGCGATAGGACAAAGGTCATGATGGAGGTAGCAACGGGACGGCGAACACCATCGGGGGCAATTGTTAGCAGCACACCGTTTTCAGTACAGGCTTCCACGTCCACCTTATCATAGCCGACACCGAATCGAGCGATGATAGACAATTTGTCTGTCCCTGTGAACGTCTCTGCTGTAATACCCGTTCCCAATACTAAGAGGGCATCGTAATCCTGCACCTGTGTTGCTTGTAATACCGGTGTATTCTCAGCAATATATTCCCATTGTAGACCGGCTTCATCAAAAAGTGGACCGGCAAAATCATCTAAATCAGAGGTGCCATCGGGCCCCAGAAAGTCCCGTGTGACACCTACCCGAAATACGGATTTGTTCATATTATTCCTCAATCCAAATGTGACGGAAGTACCTCCACTTCAACGGATGGAGTTTGAGATTCTTGACCTTTTTGTTAATCACTAAAATCTGTTTTGCGTGCGCCAAGGGCACCCACGGTACATCTTTATGAAAAATCTGCTGTGCCTCTTGGTAGAGCGAGACCCGCTTTTCTCGATCCGAGATTGCTCTCGCCTGCTCTAAAACGTCTTGCATTTCATCGCTGCGATAAAATGCGATGTTTCCGGCGGGCTTCTCCGCTGACGATTTGCTTAAAAGAAAATAGAGGAAATTATCTGGGTCACCGAGGTCAGCACTCCATCCTAACATTGCCATATCGTGTTCACCGTGTTTCGTTTTCTCAAGATAGGTGCCCCAGTCGAAGGTCACGATTTTTGTTTCAATGCCAATATTTCGGAGTTCGGATTGCAGTGCCTCTGCAAGGGCGCGTCCGTCCGGAATATAGGGACGTGGTACCGGCAATGCCCAGAGCGTTGTCTCGAAACCGTCGGGGTACCCTGCTTCAGTGAGAAGTCGCTTCGCCAGTTCTGGATCATAAGCGTAATCCTCAATCGAATCGTCATAACTCCAAAGCGTCGGCGGAATCGGGTTCTTCGCTGGAATGCCCATTCCCTGATACAGATATTCAATAATCACTGATTTGTTAATGGCGTGGTTTATAGCGAGCCGGACTTTGAGGTTGTCGAAAGGTGGCTTGTCCATATTCATCGCAAGATAGCCGATACTCATACCGGGTTGCGCGATCAACTCCAGCGTCTCATCGTCTCGAATCTGTTCCAAATCGTCCGGATTTGGGAACTCCATCGCATGGAGACTTCCTTGCTGAAGTTCAATAAGCCTCACCGAGTTATCAGGAATAGAACGGAAGATGACTCTATCTAACATAGGTCGCCCATCCCAGTAGGCATCGTTTGCCGCAAGCACAATCTTATCTTTCCTGTCCCACTGCACAAACTTGAACGGACCGGTACCAACCGGGTTATTAGAAAACTCATCACCCCATTTTTGCGCTGCTGTTGGGCTAACAATGGAAAACGGGGTTATTGCAATCGTATAGATAAACGGGGCGTAAGCCGTTTTAAGGCGAATTTGGACGGTAAAGTCATCTACAGCGGTAATTTCATCGACAATCTCTGCTAAGCCTGTGGCTATCCAGTAAATGTAGCTGCCGCCGACCTTATGGAACGGATGGGTTTTATCGTGCTGTCGGTTAAGGGAAAAGAGAACGGCTTCGGCATTGAAGGGGGTTCCGTCATGGAAGGTTACGCCTTGCCGAAGATGAAAGGTCCATGTCAAACCGTCTTCCGAGTTCTCCCAACTTGTGGCGAGACCCGGCTCAAGTTCAGCACTCCCCTCTTTGTATTGAACGAGTGTATCGTAGATGTTATCGCAGACTTTGAAGGATTCCCCATCTTCCTCAAGGGCGGGGTCTAATCCGACAGAATCACCACCGCGACCGAATATTAGGGTGCCGCCCTGTTTTGAATGCGAATCGGCAAATACAGGGGAAAACATGGCAATCGGTAGTATCAGGACAATGAGTAAGAAGACCTGTGTGGAAAGTTTGTTTTGCATAATTTCTCCGATGTGTGTTTAAAAGATATATGCTCTATGATACAAACTTCGCTTGGAAATGTCAAGCGGTCTTTTTCTTAGCAAAAATGACGGGGAACCCACGGCGTGTGCCTATTACTTTTAATAAGGATCCGTGATAGTCTCATTCACAGTCTCACGCCATGAATCTTCAAATAGCATACGGAAAGACATTGTTTTGTTATTGGTTGATGTGATCTCCATCGTGCCGTGTTGTGTAGCGTTTCGGTATGATTTTTCTAATGTTTTGATAAGTTTCTGTTTGTAGGTGGTGTCGGTGTTCCCTTCGAGGTGTTGTCCCTTGGTCTCGAAGATACAGAGCCTTTGCGGTCCCGTTTGACTCCGTTGGAGGCAGGCGATAAAGTCTGGATAGATGCGGTCTCGCCGCCACCCTTGCAAGAAATATCCTTGCCTTGCAGCGATACGGTGCCACCATTGGATTGCGCTCTGTTTGTCTATGTAGAGTGCGAAATCTGTTTCTAACTTGTTAAATTCCGCTTCAAACACTTGTTCAAATAGGTTAAGTTGTAACGGATCCCCGTGTGGATGCGTCATCGGTCTTGCCTCAGGTGTAAGACTGACCACGAGTGTTCTTTCCAACTGATAGTTTAATGCCTCCTCTGCTTGCAGGTTAAACTGGATTTTCCCGGCTTCCAACTTTTCTTTGAAAACAGTCTCAGCGAGTTTATCAACGCGATTATGCAAACGGCGTTTTAGATACTCGGAGAGATATAACTGGTGTGTGTATAAGGTTTCTTCGTCAACACCTTCTTCACGGTAGGCAGCGAGCGTTGCTTTTACGATGCGTGCGGCGTGCCATGGGTTCGGCAGCACATCGCCGAGTCGCCGGACGAAAAACGCTACCTCCAAGTTGTGTGCCGCACTCTCTTGCAATTTTTTATCAATTACCGCTTCGTCTTGGAGGTGAATAGTGGCGCGGATCTCCTGTAGTTGCGCCTCCTCGCCCAAGTTGATAGGTGCTACTGCGCCGAGTTGATGCCAGTCAATTGCATTCAGGATGTCACGCTCATAATTGAGTTCACGCCAGTTCCGTCCCCGCTTATGAAGTACACGCGGCAGAAAGATGTCTATATCACGGTATCCCTGTTTACGTTCAATAGTTCGCTGAACACGCTCTACACCGGTCCCTTCAACAAAATCGCCTAATCCTGTTAACCCTTCTGCCTCTAATCCTTTCTTAACATTCGCGACCGCAGCCTTTACTTGTTGATTGTAACAGAAGATATAACAACTATCCAGTTCTGAGCAGTTTGTAGCACGGGCGTAGGGTTGACGCATCACTCTCCCGATGAGCTGTGTCATCGCCGTCGCTGCCGTAGTGTTGTCAAGAAGTGTAAGCAGGTAAGCAAATGGGCAATCCCATCCCTCCTTCAAGGCATCTTTCGTAATGATATAACGGGCAGGGCAAAAGGGACTCATGAGATCTATCCCTGCGAGTTCATCTTGCTCCGAGGATTTTACCTTGACCTGTTCCGCTGGCACCCCTAACGCGTCAATGAGTTCTTCGCGAGCATCCTCAGCGTGTACCTTTACACCGTCGCGTTGGCTTTTGCCGGTGCGATCCACGCGAATCACAGCGATTGGACGGATGTAGCGATCTTCCACTTGCTGAAACCGATTTGCCACTTCCTCAAGTTTATCGCGTTCTACTTTCGTCTGCGCGAGCGTATATTTCCAATCCGAATTTGGAAAATTTCGGAGCTGAATCGGGAGTTTAATCATCTCCTCTTCTTTTAGTGCCAGACCGGAGATGTTGACGAGGATATTGCTAATGCCGAGTTTGGGAGTGGCGGAGAGTTCCAATACAAAACGAGGGTTGAGCCGATTTACTGCCTCTACAAATGTCTTATTACGGGCCAGATCCGGACTCCCATAAGCCTTGTGTGCCTCATCCAGAATCACTGTTGGACGAAGCAGCTTCAGGACATTGAAAAGGCTCTGTTTGATGAGCGCGTCTTTGGGATTTCTGGCGAATCGGGGTTGTGTGGTTTGATCGTTTTCTGCTGTTTCAAGGTCGGGGTATTTTTCTGAGAGTGCCTGATGCTCCCGCATATCGTCCTCAACGGGAAAGAACGAGGCGTAACCGCTGCTATCTCGAAAAATCTTGAGGAATTCCTTGTTTCGGTTTCGGTTTGCGGCGGGGAGCATGAGGAGCATGATACAGAGATGGTTCTCAATGTCCTGCTTCGTGAATCTGTCATCTTTTTGGAGCAGCTTGACACGACCACCGGAAGCATGCTCCAGAATCTGTCGATACGGATGCTCTTTATTTCGGAAAGCGTCCCACGTCTGTGTGTAGATGGCTTTGGTGGGGACAAGCCATAGGACAAACCCCGTACCGAGTTTCAAGTGTCGTACTGCCTCTACACCTAACAAGGTTTTTCCGCCACCGGTTGGGACTTTTAAGCAAACATGTGGAATTGGCTCACCGGCAGCACTCTGACGTGAGATGTGTTCTGGAATCAGGTTCTGCCCTTGTGCATCTGGGACACTCGGCAGGACAGATGCTTTTCGTAAATTTTCCCACGCAACTTGCGGATAATCTTTAGCCTGCTTTGCCAAATTTTCCGCCTGTTCCATCAAGAAGTCCGGAACTTCATTTGACGAGAGATATGCGGTGGCTTTATCGGTTTGTTGGCGTGCCTCCTTGAGTGCCTCCAGATAGCGGTTGAATGTATCTAATGTTTGTTGCTGGTAGTCTTTGAGTTCCATTGTGATTTAGAATTCGGTAATTCTAATTTTCCTCAGACATCGGTAGCGGTGGTTTCCTAACCGCACCACTTTATAGTGCGATTGTAACTTCCTCAAAAGCCTCGTTCTCCGTTCGCCGAATTGCCTCTTCACGATTGTATTCTATCGTTTCTTGGAGCGTAATTCGTAGTGTCTCAAGTAATGCATCTTTAGTTCGTTCTTGGCAATTAACACCGGGAATTTCCTGTATCCAACCGATCCACCAGCCTTCGTCCTTTTGGATAACAGCAGTATAGGTTTGTGTCATCGGTTCCATCCTCCTTTAAGAGGGTACAACAACTTTAGACTTAAGAATCAAACCACCCTTTTCGTCTTTTATGAAATTTCCGTGTGTATCGGTAAGGAAGTCTTGTTTCTCTTGCCGTTTGATATCCTCACAGAGTGCGCGTAAATCGTACTGAAAAGAAGCAGCCCATTCGTCGCGAATCTGGTGAATTTCCTCAATAATTGGGTCCTTGAGCATTTCAAAAAGCCTCCCACAAAAGTTCTAAGGGTGTGCAAATAGTTGTAGGTGTATAACCAGCAGTTTCACACACCTTGTGTATTAAAGGTAACTTGTTTGTGTTCGCAATATGCTTAAAATTCCATGTCGCCAGATATTCTACACTATTAATCGCCGCAATAGCAATATGAAGTGCGTCTGTTTTTGCCCTTAGGGGGACCGCCCCGGCAGCAACCAAATCTTCCGCCAGAGAATACATCTCCTCCAGAGGCGTTTCTAATAAGGTGATTGATTCTAACACGTCAAGACGCTGTTGTGCTGCGTCTGTATTCCCTCGACTGATTTCCTGTCTAACAACTGTTGAAGAAACAAGTTCATATTTCCGATCCGCAACGTTGTCCCACCAATAGCGAGTTATCTGCTGACCCATAGAGATAATAAAATCACGACTTGCTCTTGAAGTGAGATAACTAATGACCGAAGTTTCTACATAAATACGGGGTTTAGCTTTCATAAATTCTTTACTTTTCGATCGGTTCCGTCCTTCTTTAAGAAATAGTCCTATAAGTGTAGCATGAATGGACGGTAAGACCCCGTCAATTCCTTCTGAGGTGTAAATGCCATCTGTTTTCCCCTTTTGAGATGCTATTATAGCATGAATTCGCAGCGATCTCCAGTCAAAATATAAAACTATGAAACAACGGAAACCGTTCTCTACGCATCTGCAATGCGATGGATGTTGTAGGGCAGCTGGCAGAAAGTAATGCCCATGCTGGTTAATTCTTTCTGACTGATGAATTTTTGAGGCGCATAGACATAGGCACTTTTACCGCTCTCTTTGCAGGCTTTGGCAATCTGTTCGGCACGCGCCCCATCTAATGCAGACGCGCTGCTTTCCAAAAACGCCAATGTAGGTTCATAGATGAGATAGAAACGGATGGCGTTGGTTTCGCCGAAACAGTAATCCTTTCGTTTTTTGATTGAGGTTAACGCGCTGCCAGTCGCTGTATAGGCGATATAGTGTGCTAAATCCTCGTAGGTAGGGAGATTT from Candidatus Poribacteria bacterium includes:
- a CDS encoding ABC transporter permease subunit, yielding MLWTIVRREITANILSFRFLMGLLIYFSLIVTNLFVLTRGYEDRLQSYQTALRENEDKIGQVTRYSEFGLTHMLKCDRSPKLLSIFNEGVDKRKGNTVTVAHGYVPAVAEHHGSDNPYLNIFSSIDFTVICQVVMSLLALLFSYDAISREKEAGTLRLALSCAVPRPTLLLGKYIAGMVSISLPLIASFVAGLLVIQFSAYVSFSGSDWGRILLIFLLSMLYVSLFFLIGLFLSTRTDRPSITLMFSMCVWVLFVLIVPNLTILLVEHASPIQSEEPYKEQARDQWKQYEAEVKDYFEKRGVEGPLDRANFGGVGARSGVNNYDSGETVQVGGFENEEGVPFAQECYGFKENLRTQYADRIWQIRRAYLDKNPNRQSLLALNISRISPAAVYYNAAAILAETDLGSFWRFMEQTRQYRREWIDYLRDEKIFSSRRWFTTEFEAPFDLSRIPRFNEQSEGIGNSLQRASLDIMILALLNMLFFMGAFISFLRYDVV
- a CDS encoding RNA polymerase sigma factor; the encoded protein is MRNDDVALVHRTLAGDETAFTMLVEKYQKQVHATAWRTIKDFHIAEDIVQETFLKAHQKLETLNDPHRFSAWINAIATRCCLAWFREKRLNSELSEKINIAMKHNDPYSGYLAGEQAKEATQELRETLKKWLAKLRESERTVVTLHYFDGMSCEDIAAFLDVTPNTIKSRLSRARQRLKKCESLEQSTPGDFQTFATLSEVAKMERNIKVSFNAATESGNQSGDGSVSLIRNDALLRVKSLNCGWEGDSRFECVLTALLGTAVTPSVLRFPIVVGDTWTQEGFWNSQVKTILDGHEQVEVPAGVFPTCLKHKSVLTDIDSHSQNSPLIITNDKRYEPGDRQMSPFVNGVRYLWFAKGVGLVKTRYEHANGITTEIELMEYRTPGKTEEYLPLQIGSTYTYKSRSSYLDETIIETWRVTENF
- a CDS encoding phytanoyl-CoA dioxygenase family protein; its protein translation is MLTEQQIKHFHTLGFLVFRQVFNQDELNTIHEEFEAAMEAAYRHAPFDGTRRHWLPMMGSETPFFANLPEDPRFSEVAEQLYGDDVFFVVSDANRYVGNTGWHPDHNADPTQDCYGVKFAYYLEPVDAESGALRLIPGSHKRSLHDDLRANLNELGLEICDVPGYVCKSEPGDVVAFDMRCWHASWGGNDDRRMCTIVYYNNPKTPEEDAATRNRARSNAKSPEHFNRPGTSLYDPHWVANPARSERRQRWIDRLGELGFLDTV
- a CDS encoding phytanoyl-CoA dioxygenase family protein produces the protein MQIDRRQFTEEGYNILRGVVPKAELEPLRRSIEHMVNRRKDISAQRRFPTDPHGGDWESSAQPRLQFHTDCDEVSASAIEFLLHENTLGVGQQLMDAEHVVPHQFACICSGSHDAGPMRWHRDIGPGEPAPLRGMISNMEHHGPSYLQWNIALYDDSVFWIVPRSHRRINTEDECRQLAEDPSVPLPGSIPVELNAGDGVVYTHLLLHWGSYYSSKMRRTLHPGYRPFGFSALPNVHWRHWEPGFYHHLSSPAREQFEAWDTLFFQEFDQVAAIFHTIIKGDTDQFRIELKALHPSPHDRLVSVVMLSKLAGKLYNLKRTTANPATLWGNGRDIIYLGNHFTPEETAKLWQRFQALDKKLKLPEETYQPGFQRSSDYNPNDMPTDFSVEDFMTSWKTASVTVDS
- a CDS encoding dehydrogenase; translation: MNKSVFRVGVTRDFLGPDGTSDLDDFAGPLFDEAGLQWEYIAENTPVLQATQVQDYDALLVLGTGITAETFTGTDKLSIIARFGVGYDKVDVEACTENGVLLTIAPDGVRRPVATSIMTFVLSLSHMLLIKDRLTRAGGWRNTQNYRGMGLIGRTLGLVGMGNIGKEAFKLAKPFGMRHITYDPYVTPAEAAEVDVELVDLDTLMQTADFICVCCPLNEETRGIVDARRIGLMKPTAYLINTARGPIVDQKALTEALQNRQIQGAGLDVFEQEPMSDDDLLLSLDNVILTPHSICWTDECFEGNAKSACRSIISVAAGQIPSYVVNRDVIESPKLQQKLAR
- a CDS encoding ABC transporter substrate-binding protein, producing MQNKLSTQVFLLIVLILPIAMFSPVFADSHSKQGGTLIFGRGGDSVGLDPALEEDGESFKVCDNIYDTLVQYKEGSAELEPGLATSWENSEDGLTWTFHLRQGVTFHDGTPFNAEAVLFSLNRQHDKTHPFHKVGGSYIYWIATGLAEIVDEITAVDDFTVQIRLKTAYAPFIYTIAITPFSIVSPTAAQKWGDEFSNNPVGTGPFKFVQWDRKDKIVLAANDAYWDGRPMLDRVIFRSIPDNSVRLIELQQGSLHAMEFPNPDDLEQIRDDETLELIAQPGMSIGYLAMNMDKPPFDNLKVRLAINHAINKSVIIEYLYQGMGIPAKNPIPPTLWSYDDSIEDYAYDPELAKRLLTEAGYPDGFETTLWALPVPRPYIPDGRALAEALQSELRNIGIETKIVTFDWGTYLEKTKHGEHDMAMLGWSADLGDPDNFLYFLLSKSSAEKPAGNIAFYRSDEMQDVLEQARAISDREKRVSLYQEAQQIFHKDVPWVPLAHAKQILVINKKVKNLKLHPLKWRYFRHIWIEE
- a CDS encoding DEAD/DEAH box helicase family protein codes for the protein MELKDYQQQTLDTFNRYLEALKEARQQTDKATAYLSSNEVPDFLMEQAENLAKQAKDYPQVAWENLRKASVLPSVPDAQGQNLIPEHISRQSAAGEPIPHVCLKVPTGGGKTLLGVEAVRHLKLGTGFVLWLVPTKAIYTQTWDAFRNKEHPYRQILEHASGGRVKLLQKDDRFTKQDIENHLCIMLLMLPAANRNRNKEFLKIFRDSSGYASFFPVEDDMREHQALSEKYPDLETAENDQTTQPRFARNPKDALIKQSLFNVLKLLRPTVILDEAHKAYGSPDLARNKTFVEAVNRLNPRFVLELSATPKLGISNILVNISGLALKEEEMIKLPIQLRNFPNSDWKYTLAQTKVERDKLEEVANRFQQVEDRYIRPIAVIRVDRTGKSQRDGVKVHAEDAREELIDALGVPAEQVKVKSSEQDELAGIDLMSPFCPARYIITKDALKEGWDCPFAYLLTLLDNTTAATAMTQLIGRVMRQPYARATNCSELDSCYIFCYNQQVKAAVANVKKGLEAEGLTGLGDFVEGTGVERVQRTIERKQGYRDIDIFLPRVLHKRGRNWRELNYERDILNAIDWHQLGAVAPINLGEEAQLQEIRATIHLQDEAVIDKKLQESAAHNLEVAFFVRRLGDVLPNPWHAARIVKATLAAYREEGVDEETLYTHQLYLSEYLKRRLHNRVDKLAETVFKEKLEAGKIQFNLQAEEALNYQLERTLVVSLTPEARPMTHPHGDPLQLNLFEQVFEAEFNKLETDFALYIDKQSAIQWWHRIAARQGYFLQGWRRDRIYPDFIACLQRSQTGPQRLCIFETKGQHLEGNTDTTYKQKLIKTLEKSYRNATQHGTMEITSTNNKTMSFRMLFEDSWRETVNETITDPY
- a CDS encoding type II toxin-antitoxin system HicB family antitoxin → MTQTYTAVIQKDEGWWIGWIQEIPGVNCQERTKDALLETLRITLQETIEYNREEAIRRTENEAFEEVTIAL